CGCTCCTCGCAAGGGTGCGCGAACTCGGCACACCCTTGCCGGACGACTCCCTGGAGCCGTCCGAGCTGATCCTGCCGTCGCCCGACGCGACCCTCGAAGAGGTCCGCGCCATGCTCAGCGACGACGGTCTGATCCCCGGCTGACAACCGGCAGCTCCAGCAGCCACGCCACTGTGCCCCGTGACCGGCCCCCGCCGGTCACGGGGCACAGTGGCGTGCGGGCCGCACCGGCTCTCGGGCCGCGCGGCCCGAATTCCTCGCGACACGCCGTAACGTAGCTTGACGTGACCACCCTCGGAACCGGGGTTCTGCGCATCCGGAACTGGCTGCGCGACCATCCCCTCGCGCTGGACGGCGCGCTCGCCCTGGCCGTGTTCGTGGCCATGTTCATCGGATCGTTCGCCGATCCGAACGCGCACAACGGGCCCACCTTCGGCACCCGCACGCCCGCCGCCGGCAGCGTGTTCCTGATGGCGCTGGGCGCCCTCACCCTGGTCTGGCGGCGCCGCAGGCCGATGGCCGTGCTCGCCGCCACCGGTGCGCTGGCCGTGATCGAGCTGTTGACCGCGGACCCGCCGGCCCCCGTGGTGATGAGCACCGTCATCGCGCTCTACACCGTCGCCGCCCGTACCGACCGGCCGACGACATGGCGGGTCGGGCTGCTCACCATGGCCGTGCTCACCGCGGCCGCGATGTTCTTCGGCTCGGCCCCCTGGTACAGCCAGGAGAATCTCGGGATCTTCGCCTGGACCGGGATGGCGGGCGCGGCGGGGGACGCGGTCCGCTCCCGGCGGGCGTTCGTCGACGCGATCAGGGAACGCGCCGAACGGGCCGAACGCACCCGCGAGGAGGAGGCCCGGCGCCGGGTGGCCGAGGAGCGGCTGCGGATCGCCCGCGACCTGCACGATGTCGTCGCCCACCACATCGCCCTGGTCAACGTCCAGGCCGGGGTCGCGGCCCACGTGATGGACAAGCGCCCCGACCAGGCCAAGGAGGCACTCGCCCACGTCCGGGAGGCGAGCCGCTCCGCGCTCAACGAACTGCGGGCCACCGTCGGACTGCTGCGCCAGTCCGGCGACCCGACGGCGCCGACCGAACCGGCCCCGGGCCTCGCCGTACTCGACCAGCTCGTCGCGACCGTGCGACAGGCCGGGCTGCCCGTCGAGGTGGCCTGCGCGGCGAAGGAGGACCCGCCGCTGCCCGCCGCCGTCGACCTGGCCGCGTACCGGGTGATCCAGGAGGCGCTGACCAATGTCCGCAAGCACGCGGGTCCCGGGGCGAAGGCCGAGGTCAGCGTCGTACGGGTCGGGGCCACGGCCGAGGTCATGGTGCTGGACAACGGGCGCGGAACGGCCGACCGCGGCGGCGGCGACGACGTCGTGGGCGGCGGCCACGGCCTCCTGGGCATGCGGGAACGGGTCACCGCCCTGGGCGGCACCCTCACCGCCGGACCCCGTTACGGCGGCGGATTCAGGGTTCATGCGATCCTGCCCGTCAACGCCCGTGCGCAGGAGCCGGACCATCCGGGTGCGGCGGGCCGGACGGGGGAGAACGTATGACAGCGGCCATCAAGGTCCTGCTCGTCGACGACCAGGCGCTGTTGCGCAGCGCGTTCCGCGTCCTGGTCGACTCGGAGCCCGACATGCAGGTGGTCGGCGAGGCCGCGGACGGGGCGCAGGCCGTGGAACTGGCCCGCTCGACCCGCGCCGACGTGGTGCTGATGGACATCCGGATGCCCGGTACGGACGGGCTCACCGCGACCCGGATGATCAGCGCCGATCCGGAACTCGCGGACGTACGCGTGGTCATGCTCACCACCTTCGAGGTGGATGAGTACGTGGTGCAGTCACTGCGGGCCGGCGCCTCGGGCTTCCTCGGAAAGGGGGCCGAACCGGAGGAACTCCTCAACGCCATCCGGATCGCCGCGGCCGGCGAGGCGTTGCTCTCACCGGTCGCGACCAAGGGCCTGATCGCCACGTTCCTCGCACAGGGCGGCAGTTCGGCCGACGGAGGGCCGGGAGCCGCCGAGTACTCCGCGCGCCTGGAGGCCCTGACCACTCGGGAGCGCGAGGTGCTGGTCCTGGTCGCGGGCGGGCTGTCCAACGACGAGATCGCCGAGCGCCTCGTGGTCAGCCCGCTCACCGTGAAGACCCATGTGAACCGGGCGATGGCGAAGCTGGGGGCCCGGGACCGGGCCCAACTGGTCGTCATTGCGTACGAATCGGGCCTGGTGCGTCCACGGGTGGAGTGAGGGTGCAGCCGCGGCGTACTCCACCTGCGGTATGCGCGGCATAAGAAAGCGACCTGGGACCGACGCTTTCGGCCCCAGGCATGGGCGATCGTTATAGGTGGGCCGGGTCTGTCCCCGAGTTACCCGCCCACCTGCCGCGTAAGCCACAGAAGAGAGACCCACCCATGTCCTGGCTGTCCAGATTCAGCCTCGCGCAAAGGGCCCTGATCGGGCTGATCTCGATCGTCGCGCTCGTATTCGGAGCGATCGCGATCCCGCAGCTCAAGCAGCAGTTGCTGCCCACCATCGAACTGCCGATGGTGTCGGTGCTCGCCCCTTACCAGGGTGCGTCCCCCGATGTGGTCGAGAAGCAGGTCGTCGAACCGCTCGAGAATTCGATCAAGGCCGTCGACGGCGTCACCGGAATGACTTCGACCGCCAGCGAGGGCAACGCCGTCATCATGGCGACGTTCGACTTCGGCGACGAGGGAACCAAGCAGCTCGTCGCGGACATCCAGCAGGCGGTGAACCGCGCCCGCATCCAGCTGCCCGACGATGTGGACCCGCAGGTCATCGCCGGATCGACCGACGACATCCCGACCGTCGTCCTCGCCGTGACCTCCGACAAGGACCAGCAAGCGCTCGCCGACCAGCTGGACCGTACCGTCGTCCCCGCACTGGAGGACATCGACGGCGTCGGCCAGGTCACCGTCGACGGTGTGCAGGACCTTCAGGTCTCCATCACCCCCGACGACAAGAAGCTCGCGGCGGCCGGACTGAACGCGACCTCGCTCGCCCAGGCGCTCCAGGCCGGTGGCGCGACCGTCCCCGCGGGATCCTTCTCCGAGGCGGGCAAGAGCCGCACCGTCCAGGTCGGCGGCACGTTCACCACCCTGCAGCAGTTCGAGGACCTGCGGGTCACCGGGCAGAACCCGGCGACGGGCAAGCCCGGCAAGCCGGTCCGGCTCGGTGACATCGCGACGGTGAAGCAGGAGCCGTCCACGGCGGTCTCCATCACCCGTACGGACGGTAAGCCGAGCCTCGCCGTCATGGCGACGATGGACAAGGACGGCAGCGCCGTCGCCATCTCGGACGCTGTGAAGGACAAGCTCCCGGACCTGCGCAAGGACCTCGGCTCCGGCGCCGAGCTGACCGTCGTCTCCGATCAGGGCCCGGCCGTCTCCAAGGCGATCTCGGGTCTGACGACCGAGGGCGCGCTCGGCCTGCTCTTCGCGGTCATCGTGATCCTGGTCTTCCTGGCCTCGCTGCGCTCGACCCTGGTCACCGCGGTCTCGATCCCGCTCTCCGTGGTCCTCGCGCTGATCGTGCTCTGGACCCGTGACCTGTCGCTCAACATGCTCACCCTGGGCGCGCTGACCATTGCGATCGGCCGGGTCGTCGACGACTCGATCGTCGTCCTGGAGAACATCAAGCGCCACCTCGGCTACGGCGAGGAGCGCCAGTCGGCGATCACCACCGCGGTGAAGGAAGTGGCCGGCGCGGTCACCGCCTCGACCCTCACGACGGTCGCCGTCTTCCTGCCGATCGGTCTCGTCGGCGGCATGGTCGGCCAGCTCTTCGGTTCGTTCTCGCTGACCGTCACCGCGGCCCTGCTGGCCTCCCTGCTGGTCTCGCTGACCGTCGTCCCCGTCCTGTCGTACTGGTTCCTGCGCGCACCCAAGGGCAGCGCCGAGGACCCGGACAAGGCCCGTCGCGAGGCCGAGGAGAAGGAAGCCCGCAGTCGGCTCCAGCGGATCTACGTGCCGGTGCTGCGCTTCGCCACCCGTCGCCGCATCACCAGCGTCGTCATCGCCGTCGCCGTGCTGTTCGGCACCTTCGGCATGGTCCCGCTGCTGAAGACCAACTTCTTCGACCAGGGCGAGCAGGAAGTCCTGTCCATCAAGCAGGAGCTCACCCCGGGCACCAGCCTGGCGGCCGCCGACGCGGCGGCCCAGAAGGTCGAGAAGGTCCTCACCGGTGACGAGGGCGTCAAGGACTACCAGGTCACCGTCGGATCGTCAGGCTTCATGGCGGCCTTCGGCGGCGGCACGGGAGCCAACCAGGCCTCCTACCAGGTCACCCTGAAGGACTCCGCCGACTACGACGCCACCCAGGACCGCATCGACGAGGCCCTGGGCAAGCTCGACGGCATCGGCGACACCACCATCGCCGCGGGCGACGGCTTCGGCAGCCAGGACCTGAGCGTCGTGGTCAAGGCCGCCGACGCGGACACCCTGAAGAAGGCCTCCGAAGAGGTACGGGCCGAGGTGGCCAAGCTCAAGGACGTCACCGACGTCCAGAGCGACCTGGCGCAGAGCATCCCGCGCATCTCGGTCAAGGCCAACGCCAAGGCCGCTGATGCCGGTTACAGCCAGGCCACGCTGGGCGCGGCCGTCGCCGGTGCGGTGCAGGGCACTCCGTCCGGCAAGGCGATCATGGACGACACCGAGCGCGACGTCGTCATCAAGTCGGCCCACCCGGCCACCACGATGGAAGAGCTGAAGAACCTTCCGCTGGGAGCCGTCAAGCTCGGATCGATCGCCGAAGTGAAGCTGGTCCCCGGACCGGTCTCCATGACGCGGATCGACGGCCAGCGGGCCGCCACGATCACGGCCAAGCCCACCGGTGACAACACCGGTGCGGTCAGCGCCTCGCTCCAGACGAAGATCAACGACCTGGACCTCCCGGACGGCGCCACCGCCACCATCGGCGGTGTCTCCCAGGACCAGGACGACGCGTTCATGAAGCTGGGCCTGGCCATGCTGGCGGCCATCGCGATCGTCTTCATGCTGCTGGTCGCCACCTTCCGGTCGCTCATCCAGCCGCTGATCCTGCTGGTCTCCATCCCGTTCGCGGCGACGGGCGCCATCGGCCTGCTGCTCATCACCGGCACCCCGATGGGTGTCCCGGCGATGATCGGCATGCTGATGCTGATCGGCATCGTGGTGACCAACGCGATCGTGCTGATCGACCTGATCAACCAGTACCGCGCCCAGGGCATGGGCGTCGTCGAGGCCATCGTCGAGGGCGGCCGTCACCGGCTCCGCCCGATCCTGATGACGGCCCTGGCGACGATCTTCGCCCTCCTCCCGATGGCGCTCGGCGTCACCGGCGAGGGCGGCTTCATCTCGCAGCCGCTGGCCGTCGTGGTCATCGGCGGTCTGGTCACCTCGACGCTGCTGACGCTGCTCCTGGTGCCGACGCTGTACGCGATGGTGGAGCTCTTCAAGGAGCGCCGCGCGAAGAAGAAGGCCGCGAAGCGGGCCGGTAAGGCCGGCATTCCGGCCCCGGCCGCCTCGGAGGAGACCTCGTCCTCCGAGGAGCCGGAGCCTGCGAAGGCCTGACCGGGCAGACGGAAGGCCCCGGCACCGGAATCCGGTGCCGGGGCCTTCCCCTGTGCCTACGGCAGCGCCAGCATCCGCTCCAGCGCCAGCTTGGCGTACTTCTCCGTCTCCGGGTCGACCTCGATCCGGTTGACCAGGTTCCCCTCGGCCAGCGACTCCAGCGTCCACACCAGGTGCGGCAGGTCGATCCGGTTCATCGTCGAGCAGAAGCAGACCGTCTTGTCGAGGAAGACGATCTCCTTGTCCTCCGCGGCGAAACGGTTGGCCAGGCGGCGCACCAGGTTGAGCTCGGTGCCGATCGCCCACTTCGAGCCGGCCGGGGCCGCCTCCAGCGCCTTGATGATGTACTCCGTCGAGCCGACGTAGTCCGCGGCTGCCACGACCTCGTGCTTGCACTCCGGGTGCACCAGCACGTTGACGCCGGGTATGCGGGCCCGCACGTCGTTGACGGACTCCACCGAGAAGCGCCCGTGCACCGAGCAGTGCCCGCGCCACAGGATCATCTTCGCGTTGCGCAGCTCCTCGGCGGTCAGGCCGCCGTTGGGCTTGTGCGGGTTGTAGAGGACGCAGTCCTCCAGGGTCATCCCCATGTCCCGTACGGCCGTGTTGCGGCCCAGGTGCTGGTCCGGGAGGAAGAGGACCTTCTCGCCCTGCTCGAAGGCCCACTCCAGGGCCCGCTTCGCGTTCGACGAGGTGCAGATCGTGCCGCCGTGGCGGCCGGTGAAGGCCTTGATGTCGGCGGAGGAGTTCATGTACGAGACCGGCACGACCTGCTCGGCGACGCCCGCCTCGGTCAGCACGTCCCAGCACTCGGCGACCTGCTCGGCGGTGGCCATGTCGGCCATCGAACAGCCCGCCGCCAGGTCGGGCAGCACGACCTTCTGGTCGTCGGTGGTCAGGATGTCCGCGGACTCCGCCATGAAGTGCACGCCGCAGAAGACGATGTACTCGGCCTCCGGACGCGCCGCCGCGTCACGGGCGAGCTTGAACGAGTCGCCGGTCACATCCGCGAACTGGATGACCTCGTCGCGCTGGTAGTGGTGCCCGAGGACGAAGACCTTCTCGCCCAGCTTCTCCTTGGCCGCGCGGGCGCGCTCCACCAGGTCCGGGTCGGACGGGGAGGGCAGGTCGCCGGGGCATTCGACGCCGCGCTCGCTCTTGGGGTCGGCGTCGCGGCCGAGCAGGAGCAGGGCGAGGGGCGTCGGCTGGACGTCGAGTTCCTGGACGGGGTGGGCCGTGGTCACGTCACGCACCCTTTCTTCTCTGCGAGGGAAGCCTTTTCGTCTAATTGACGCTATCTATCATATCCGCTTCACGTCACTTTGACGATGCCGATAGCGTCGATGTGACGCATCCGCCTGCGGGGCCGGTGTGCGAGCATGAATGGAACAGGCAAGCGCTCGGCCCGGAATGAATCCGCGGCCTCGACGGTTGCAACGTCGGCAAGCAGTCTCCGTACAACCCGGGAGAGAAGCAGATGTCCGTATCGGACGAGACCACCACCGTGAGCGACGGCATCCTCCTGTCCGACGCCGCCGCAGCCAAGGTCAAGGGCCTGCTGGAGCAGGAAGGCCGCGATGACCTGGCGCTGCGCGTCGCCGTCCAGCCCGGCGGCTGCTCGGGCCTGCGTTACCAGCTCTTCTTCGATGAGCGTTCGCTGGACGGCGATGTCGTGAAGGACTTCGATGGCGTCAAGGTCGTCACCGACCGGATGAGCGCTCCGTACCTGGGCGGCGCCTCCGTCGACTTCGTCGACACCATCGAGAAGCAGGGCTTCACCATCGACAACCCGAACGCCACGGGTTCCTGCGCCTGCGGTGACTCCTTCAGCTAAGCGCGAAGCGGTCAGCTTCGGCCAAGGCACGAAGCGGCCGGCCGAGAGGCGACGGCGGTGACAGTACGGCGGCGGCCCCGGGATTCCGATCCCGGGGCCGCCGCCGTACGCGTGCGTGCGTCAGCCGCGCGGCACCACCGTGCCCGACGCCGCGTCGACCACGTTCCGCTCACCCAGCGGCTGGTCCAGCGTGACCGTGCGGGTCAGCTCCTCGGCGACCATGATGCAGACCTTGCCCGCCTCCGGCTTCGTCTCCGTCACGGACACCCGCACCGTGGAGCCGTCCTCGCTCGCGCTCGCCGCGTACGTGCTGCAGACGCCGCCCCAGAACGTCACCGAGAGCGTCCGCCCGTCGGCGCTGTACGACAGGAGCTTGCCGCCGGACTCCTTCGTTCCGTCGCCGCCCGGGGACTTCTCCGCCGGACCGTCCTTCGTCAGGTACGCCGGATCCACCGCGACCTGGGTGACGGTGTCGCCGGTGCCGCCCGCGCCCGGCCGCACCGTGAAGATCCAGGACGGCACGAGCAGCTGCTTGCCGTCCACGTACCGGGCCGCCAGGCCGAAGGTCGCCTTGTCGACCGTGACCGTCGTCGTGGACGGCTCCGCCCCGGTCCGCTTGCCGCAACCCATGGCTGACGGCTTCTCGCCGTTCTCCAGCGGTGCGGGGGTGGCGCAGTCGCCGGTCTTCGGCCCGCTCGGCGGCTGCGCTGCGTTCAGCTGCTTCAGCGCATCGTCCGCGCCGAGCACCGGATAGTCGGCGCCCTTCTCCAGGCCCTTCAACTGCCCGCTGCCGCCCGTCACTTCGCCGTCGGGGCCGACCTGGATCCCGGTAGCCCAGCCGTACGTCGGAAGTCCGCCCACCACCGGGTCGGCGTTCACCACCCGGACCGAGCCCATCAACTGGCGGGCGTCGAGGGCGGCGTCGTCCTGGCCGACCGCCTTCAGCACCGGGACCGCTGCCGCCTTCGCGGCCTTCTCGCTCACCGGTGTCCCCGAGCCGCCCGGCGCCACACGCTTGCTCGAACAGACCGTCTCGCTCTCGCAGTTGTCCGTGCCGCCGGAACCGTACCGGGCGAACGTCCAGGTCCCGGGGGCCTGCTTGGTCACCCGCAGCACCGGCCCCGAGCCGTCCCCGTCGGAGCCCACCTTCCAGGACGTGCCCTCGGCCCGCGGGGTGCCCTGCACGCCCAGCGCCTCGGCCAGCCGGGCCACCTCGGACGCCGACACGGTCCCGGTGGCGCGCTGGACGGCGGCCTTGTCCGGACCTTCCGGCAGAGCGCCGGACGCGCGGTAGGCCACCCGGCCGCCGTGGGGATCGGGCTCACCCGGCGCGATGCCCTGGGGCGGAGCCGAGGGGCGGGGGGAGGGCGTGGCCGGTCCGCCGGCCCGCTCGTCCAGGGAGAGGAGCGGGGGAGCGGCGCCGGAACTGTCCGCGGCGCCGCCGTTGCCGCCACCGCCGTCCGCCGCCGTCGCGGCCCAGTACGCGCCGCCGCCACCGGCCAGGAGTACGGCCGCCGCCACCGAGGCCACGGCGAGCGGCGAGCGCCGCCGGGGGCCGGTCACGTCGTTGTCGGGTCGATCGGTGCTCACCGGTTCGCTCCTTCGCCTCGTGCGTCAGGGCCCGGTCAGGGGCCCGTCCCGCTGGTGCGGACACCGTTGGGACGGGGCGCGGGCGCGCACGGTTCCCTCCCGGGGTGGCCGTTGCGACGAGGAGCCCGGCTGTCTCAGTCGCCGTACTCCGCCATCGCGTCGATCAGCCGGGCCGAGGCGGGCGGCACGGTCACGCCGTGAATGAGGGACGGCCCCACAGGGGTGGGGGCGACCTTGGTGGGTACCACCCAGTGCGGAGCCATCAGTGCGCAGTCTCCGCGCAGCTCGGCCAGAGTGGTCTCGGACTCACGCGGGGCGATGTTGTTCGGCATATCGGCACCGTAGGCACGCTTGAGCCCAGGGGGAAAGCCCTACTATCGGGTAGTTTTCCCCTCTTCGCCTGGTTGCCGGAACCCGGTAGCGTTAACTGTCACGCCGACCCGGGAACGCAGACATCGTTTCCCTCGACCTCCGCAGGAGCAGTCTCCCCGTGCGTATCGCAGTCACCGGCTCCATCGCCACTGACCACCTCATGACCTTCCCCGGCCGATTCGCCGACCAGCTGGTCGCCGATCAGCTGCACACGGTCTCGCTCTCCTTCCTGGTCGACAACCTGGACGTGCGCCGGGGAGGTGTCGCCGCCAACATCTGCTTCGGCATGGGCCTGCTCGGCACACGTCCGCTCCTGGTAGGCGCCGCGGGCTCCGACTTCGACGAGTACCGGGCCTGGCTCGACCGCCACGGCGTCGACACCGGGTCGGTGCGGATCTCCGAGGTCCTGCACACCGCCCGCTTCGTCTGCACGACCGACGCCGACCACAACCAGATCGGCTCCTTCTATACGGGTGCCATGAGCGAGGCCCGGCTGATCGAGCTGAAGGCCGTCGCCGACCGCGTGGGCGGCCTCGACCTCGTCTCCATCGGCGCCGACGACCCCGAGGGGATGCTCCGCCACACCGAGGAGTGCCGCTCCCGCGGGATTCCGTTCGCCGCGGACTTCTCGCAGCAGATCGCGCGGATGGACGGCGACGAGATCCGCATCCTGCTCGACGGCGCCACGTACCTCTTCTCCAACGAGTACGAGAAGGGGCTCATCGAGTCCAAGACCGGCTGGACCGACGCCGAGATCCTCGCCAAGGTCGGCCACCGGGTCACCACCCTCGGCGCCCGGGGCGTGCGGATCGAGCGCGTCGGCGAGGAGCCGATCGAGGTCGGCTGCCCGGAGGAGAACGTCAAGGCCGACCCGACCGGCGTCGGCGACGCCTTCCGTGCCGGATTCCTCTCCGGTCTCGCCTGGGGTGTCAGCCTGGAGCGCGCCGCCCAGGTCGGCTGCATGCTCGCCACCCTGGTCATCGAGACGGTCGGCACCCAGGAGTACACCCTGCACCGCACCCACTTCATGGACCGCTTCACCAAGGCGTACGGACATGACGCCGCGGCCGAGGTGCGCACGCACCTCGTGTAAGAGGTCTTCAGGACAGCCGGCGGACCACATAGGCCGAGCCCCGGTCCGCCGGCTCCTCACCCACGTACTCCTGCTCACGCATCGCACACCAGGCCGGAATGTCGAGGCGCGCCGCCTCGTCGTCGGACAGGACCGTCACCGTCCCGCCCACCGGTACCTCTCCGATCACCTTTGCGAGCTCGATCACCGGAACCGGGCAGCGCCTCCCGAGCGCGTCGACGACCAGCGAGGGCACAGCGGCGGGGGAGGGGGCGATCGCGGCGGGGGCGCCCAGCTTCTCCCGTACCCCTGCCACCGCCGGGGGCAGCACCTCCAGGAAGCGGTCGACGTCCTCCTCGGACGTGCCCGCCGGCAGCGACACCCGGACATTGCCCTCCGAGAGCACCCCCATCGCCCTGAGCACATGGCTGGGCGTCAGGGTGCTGCTCGTGCAGGACGAACCGGACGATACGGAGAATCCGGACCGGTCCAGCTCATGGAGCAGGGTCTCTCCGTCGACATAGAGACAGGAGAAGGTGACCAGATGCGGCAGCCGCCGCACCGGATCGCCGACGACCTCCACATCGGGCACCAGCTCCGGCACCCGGGCCCGGATCCGGTCGACCATGGCCCGCAGCCGCGGCGCCTCGGCGGCCGCCTCGGCCCGCACCGCCCGCAGGGACGCCGCCGCGGCCACGATCGCCGGGATGTCCTCGAATCCGGCCGCCCGCCCCGACTCCCGTTCGTCCGTGGGGCCTTGGGCCGCGAACCGCACGCCCTTGCGCACCGCGAGGAGCCCGACCCCGGCCGGGCCGCCCCACTTGTGGGCGCTCGCCGTCAGCAGCGACCAGCCGGCCGGCACCGGACCCCACCCCAGTGACTGGGCGGCGTCCACCAGCAGCGGCACCCCCGCGGCCCGGCAGAGCTCGGCCACCTCGGCCACCGGCTGTTCGGTGCCCACCTCGTGGTTGGCGGACTGCAGACAGGCCAGCGCGGTGTCTTCGCGCAGCGCGTTCGCGTAGGCCTGCGCGCCGACCGCGCCCGTACCGTCCACCGGGACCTCGGTGAAGGTTCCGCCCCCGCTCTCGTGGGTGGCGGCCGAATGGAGCACCGACGAGTGTTCGACCGCCGACACCACCAGATGGCGGCCGACACGCCGACGCCCCGCAAGAGCTCCGGAAATTCCGGAATGGACCGCCCGCGTGCCCGACGAGGTGAAAGTCAGCTCGTCGGGACGGCAGCCGACGGCCTCCGCGGCGGCCTCCCGGGCCGCGTCCAGCAGCAGCCGGGCACGCCGTCCCTCCCGGTGGAGACGGGCCGGGTCGGCCCATCCCTCGTCCAGCGCGGCAAGCAGCGCCTGACGGGCGACGGGATGGAGGGGGGCGGCGGACGCGGCGTCGAAGTAGGGCACCCGGCCACGCTAGCCCGGCCCCGGCCACGGCCCGCGACCCGGCTGCCCGGACCGGAGGGAAAGGGGGCGTCAGATGGCGGCCGGAGCCCCGGATTCCACCCCTTCGGGGAGTCGGGCGGCGCGTTGGGCACCCTCCCCGCGCGACCCCAAATAGCGTCCAGTAGGGTTTGGTCCGCATAAACATCCAAACCCCTGCCCGCGTCAGGGCCGGCGACCGACCAGCGAGACGGGCGCGCCGACCGTGCGGGCGAGACTCTCGGGAAGGCGCTACGTGAGTCCCAACGGCTCCGACCGCTTGTCGCGGCGCCCGATGCGGCGGAAGCTGCCGCAGGTGCTGACTGCGGGCCTGGTCCTGGCGACGGCCTCCGGTTGTTCATACAACTGGCAGGATTTCCCCCGCCTCGGTATGCCCACCCCGGTAACGGAAGAGGCTCCTCGGATCCTTTCCCTCTGGCAGGGCTCGTGGGCGGCAGCGCTCGCCACGGGTGTCCTTGTCTGGGGACTGATCATCTGGAGCGTCATCTTCCACCGGCGCAGCCGCACCAAGGTGGAGGTACCTCCGCAGACCCGGTACAACATGCCCATCGAGGCGCTGTACACCGTGGTCCCTCTGATCATCGTCTCGGTGTTGTTCTACTTCACCGCGCGCGACGAGACGAAGCTCCTTTCGCTCTCCCCGAAGCCCGCCCACACCGTCAACGTGGTCGGCTTCCAGTGGAGCTGGGGCTTCAACTACATCGAGAACGTGGACGGCTCAGCCGCCACGGGCAACGAGGTCCCCAAGGAGCTCGACGCCATCCCGGACAGGTTCCGCAAGGACTTCCCCAAGGGTGCGGACGGCGTCTACGACGTCGGCGTCCCGGGGACCAGGAACCCGCAGACCGGCAACCCCGGCCCGACGCTGTGGCTGCCCAAGGGCGAGAAGGTCCGCTTCATCCTGACTTCGCGTGACGTCATCCACTCCTTCTGGGTGGTGCCGTTCCTCATGAAGCAGGACGTCATTCCGGGCCACACCAACGCCTTCGAGGTGACTCCCAACCAGGAGGGCACCTTCATGGGCAAGTGCGCCGAGCTCTGCGGCGCCGACCACTCCCGGATGCTCTTCAACGTCAAGGTCGTCTCCCCGGAGCGCTACCAGGCGCACCTCAAGGAGCTGGCGAAGAAGGGCCAGACGGGCTATGTGCCGGCCGGCATCGAGCAGACCGACCCGGCCAGGAATGCGGAGACGAACAAACTGTGAGCATCCTCAATGAACCTCAGGGTGCCGCGGCAGCAGACGACTCGTACGAGGACGAGCTGCCGGTCCGGCGCAAGCAGCCGGGAAACGTCGTCATCAAGTGGCTGACCACCACTGACCACAAGACGATCGGCACGATGTACCTGGTCACGTCGTTCGCGTTCTTCTGCATCGGCGGACTGATGGCGCTCTTCATGCGCGCCGAGCTGGCCCGTCCGGGCACGCAGATCATGTCGAACGAGCAGTTCAACCAGGCGTTCACGATGCACGGCACGATCATGCTGCTGATGTTCGCGACGCCGCTGTTCGCCGGATTCGCGAACTGGATCATGCCGCTGCAGATCGGCGCGCCCGATGTGGCGTTCCCGCGGCTGAACATGTTCGCGTACTGGCTGTACCTCTTCGGCTCGATCCTCGCGGTGGCCGGCTTCCTCACCCCGCAGGGCGCGGCCGACTTCGGCTGGTTCGCCTACTCCCCGCTGTCGGACGCGGTCCGCTCGCCGGGCGTCGGCGCCGACATGTGGATCATGGGTCTGGCCTTCTCCGGCTTCGGCACGATCCTCGGTTCGGTCAACTTCATCACCACGATCATCTGCATGCGCGCACCCGGCATGACGATGTTCCGTATGCCGATCTTCGTCTGGAACGTCCTGCTGACCGGTGTGCTGGTCCTGCTGGCCTTCCCGGTGCTGGCGGCGGCGCTCTTCGCGCTGGAGGCGGACCGAAAATTCGGTGCGCATATCTTCGACGCGTCCAACGGCGG
This genomic interval from Streptomyces sp. NBC_00464 contains the following:
- the pspAA gene encoding PspA-associated protein PspAA — encoded protein: MIVRIMGEGQAVLADSHLAELNKLDDELLAEMERGDGPGFRATLHALLARVRELGTPLPDDSLEPSELILPSPDATLEEVRAMLSDDGLIPG
- a CDS encoding sensor histidine kinase; this encodes MTTLGTGVLRIRNWLRDHPLALDGALALAVFVAMFIGSFADPNAHNGPTFGTRTPAAGSVFLMALGALTLVWRRRRPMAVLAATGALAVIELLTADPPAPVVMSTVIALYTVAARTDRPTTWRVGLLTMAVLTAAAMFFGSAPWYSQENLGIFAWTGMAGAAGDAVRSRRAFVDAIRERAERAERTREEEARRRVAEERLRIARDLHDVVAHHIALVNVQAGVAAHVMDKRPDQAKEALAHVREASRSALNELRATVGLLRQSGDPTAPTEPAPGLAVLDQLVATVRQAGLPVEVACAAKEDPPLPAAVDLAAYRVIQEALTNVRKHAGPGAKAEVSVVRVGATAEVMVLDNGRGTADRGGGDDVVGGGHGLLGMRERVTALGGTLTAGPRYGGGFRVHAILPVNARAQEPDHPGAAGRTGENV
- a CDS encoding response regulator transcription factor yields the protein MTAAIKVLLVDDQALLRSAFRVLVDSEPDMQVVGEAADGAQAVELARSTRADVVLMDIRMPGTDGLTATRMISADPELADVRVVMLTTFEVDEYVVQSLRAGASGFLGKGAEPEELLNAIRIAAAGEALLSPVATKGLIATFLAQGGSSADGGPGAAEYSARLEALTTREREVLVLVAGGLSNDEIAERLVVSPLTVKTHVNRAMAKLGARDRAQLVVIAYESGLVRPRVE
- a CDS encoding efflux RND transporter permease subunit; the encoded protein is MSWLSRFSLAQRALIGLISIVALVFGAIAIPQLKQQLLPTIELPMVSVLAPYQGASPDVVEKQVVEPLENSIKAVDGVTGMTSTASEGNAVIMATFDFGDEGTKQLVADIQQAVNRARIQLPDDVDPQVIAGSTDDIPTVVLAVTSDKDQQALADQLDRTVVPALEDIDGVGQVTVDGVQDLQVSITPDDKKLAAAGLNATSLAQALQAGGATVPAGSFSEAGKSRTVQVGGTFTTLQQFEDLRVTGQNPATGKPGKPVRLGDIATVKQEPSTAVSITRTDGKPSLAVMATMDKDGSAVAISDAVKDKLPDLRKDLGSGAELTVVSDQGPAVSKAISGLTTEGALGLLFAVIVILVFLASLRSTLVTAVSIPLSVVLALIVLWTRDLSLNMLTLGALTIAIGRVVDDSIVVLENIKRHLGYGEERQSAITTAVKEVAGAVTASTLTTVAVFLPIGLVGGMVGQLFGSFSLTVTAALLASLLVSLTVVPVLSYWFLRAPKGSAEDPDKARREAEEKEARSRLQRIYVPVLRFATRRRITSVVIAVAVLFGTFGMVPLLKTNFFDQGEQEVLSIKQELTPGTSLAAADAAAQKVEKVLTGDEGVKDYQVTVGSSGFMAAFGGGTGANQASYQVTLKDSADYDATQDRIDEALGKLDGIGDTTIAAGDGFGSQDLSVVVKAADADTLKKASEEVRAEVAKLKDVTDVQSDLAQSIPRISVKANAKAADAGYSQATLGAAVAGAVQGTPSGKAIMDDTERDVVIKSAHPATTMEELKNLPLGAVKLGSIAEVKLVPGPVSMTRIDGQRAATITAKPTGDNTGAVSASLQTKINDLDLPDGATATIGGVSQDQDDAFMKLGLAMLAAIAIVFMLLVATFRSLIQPLILLVSIPFAATGAIGLLLITGTPMGVPAMIGMLMLIGIVVTNAIVLIDLINQYRAQGMGVVEAIVEGGRHRLRPILMTALATIFALLPMALGVTGEGGFISQPLAVVVIGGLVTSTLLTLLLVPTLYAMVELFKERRAKKKAAKRAGKAGIPAPAASEETSSSEEPEPAKA